The Corynebacterium atypicum genome contains the following window.
GGAACTAGCCCTGAACGCCCGTCGGGTGCTAAGATCTTCCGGGTTGCCGTGCCGCCGTGGCGTTCAGGACCTTGGGTTCGCCCTATCGGCCGGCAGCTGCGCAGAAAAGCGCATGTACGTCAACCGCAAACCAACGTGACGCAAAGAGGTTTATCACCCTATGGCTAACATCAAGCAGCAGAAGAAGCGCGTTCTTACTAACGAGAAGCGCCGCTTGCGCAACAAGGCCGTCCGCTCGGCCGTGCGCACCGAGATCCGCAAGTTCCGCGAGGCCGTCGAGGCCGGCGACAAGGCCAAGGCCGGCGAGCAGCTGCGCGTGGCCTCCCGGGCGCTGGACAAGTCGGTGTCCAAGGGCGTGTTCCACCGCAACAACGCGGCCAACAAGAAGTCGAACATGGCGCGCGCCTTTAACAAGATGGCCTAGCGCCAACAAGGCCTAGAGGCGTTCACGCCGTTAAGCCGGCCCGTGGGGTTAAGACCCTGCGGGCTTTTTTGCTGCTTCTGCCCCGGCACGCGCCCGCCCCACTGGGCGCGCTTCCGCAACCGGGCCGCCCGGCACGCCTCAGGCGGGACTACGGGCGGGATTCCAGGCGGCTAACCAGTTCTTGAGCCCCGAAAAGTCTGGCTGTGTCGAGCGCGCTCGGGGTACCGGCCGTAGCGCTCGCCCCGGCGGCAAGCAACGCGTCGATGACGGCTTGCTCTTTTTTAAAGATGGCACCCGCCAGCGGCGACTGTCCGCGATCGTTGAGCTTGTTCACGTCGGCGCCACGTTGTGCGAGCTTATCGACGAGCCCCGCGTGCCCGGCGTAAGCGGCCAACATCAGGAAGGTGTTTCCCTGATGGTTGGCAAGGTCTACCGGTACCCCGGCGTGGATGTATTCGCACAGCGTGTCGTCGCCGTTTCGAGCCATGTCGAAGAGCCGTCCGGCGAGTTCTTGAATATCTTCATCAACGTCAGGAGTGTTCATAGAACGTCATTCTAAGGACCAGCCCTTCGGTCCTAGCGTTCGATCCCCTGGTTGCCTCTGGTTGCGCGTGCCGGTTAGCCTGCGAGCCTGGCGATCTTTTGTACGGCAGCTTCGATGGCGTATCCGGGTTCGCCACCTTGGCCCTTGACCTCCGCGTCCAGTTCCGCCATGAGGATGACCGCCTGTGAGACTTCGTCGCCGGACCAGCGGCGCGCAATCGGCAGGTTTTTTTTGATCACGAAGGGGTGTGCGCGCAGTTCCTTGGCCAGCGCCTGCTCGTCGACGCGCCCGCGGGTGGAGTAAAGCCGGGCGATCATGCCGATCTTGTTGCTCAACGCGGCGGCCAGCGCCACCGGCGAGGCCCCGAGCTGCAACGCCCGGCGCGCCCCTGCCGCGGCGCGGCCCGCCTGCCCGGAGACCGCCCAGTCGGCGACGTCGAAGCTGGATACCTCGGCCACCCCGGAGTAATAGGTCTTTACCATCGCCGCCGTGACCTCACCCTGCGCGTCGGCCACCAACTGTGAGATCGCCGTGGCGAGCTCGCGCAGATCCGAACCAACCCCCTCGAGCAGCGCGTGCACCACATCCGGGGAGACGTGCGCGCCATGACGCCGAAACTCCTCGTTGACCCAAGCGGTCAGCTGGTGGCGTTTCACCTCCGCAGCGGACCACACGGTGGCGATTTTGCGCAGCTTGGCGGCGAGCGCCTTGGTGCGCCCTGCTCCCGAGTGCATGACGACGAGCACGATGCCGGGGCCCGGGTCCACCGCGGCCTTCTCGATCAGCTCGGCGGCCGCCTTGCTGGCGGTCTCCGCGTGGTGCAGGACCACCACCCGGGCATCTCCGAACAGGGATGGGCTTAAGACCTCGAGGAACTCGGAATCTGTCATCTCTCCTGCGGCCATGTCGGTGACGGTCGCCTCGCCCAGCTGCGTGCGCGCCTGGGCGACGATCTGGCCACGGGCCCGCTCGGCCAAAAACTCGTCCGGACCTTCGATCAGGTGCACCTGGTTGAACATGCCCACTATCGTGCCACGGCCGAGGTTTTCTGGCCGGCTTGAGGCCGTTAGAGCAACCAGCCGTAGCCGACGAGCACCCAGAGGACGTCGGCCGTGACGGTAGCATGTTCCGCCCCACCGAGTACCGCGGCCACCGTGGCGACCCACCAGGTGCATGGCTCGATGACGGCGAGCAGCCACGTCTCGAGGCCGCCCGGGAACAGCGCCACGACCGTCGCGGCTAGTCCCACGACGGTGACCGGAGCGACCGCGGGCGCGACCAGAGTGTTCGCGAGGACCGACACGAGGGATACGCGCCCTGCCATGCCGCCGATCAGCGGCATGGTCACCACATCCGCGGCGATCGCCACGCCGAGCACGCGGGCGAGCGCGTCTGGCAGCCAGGGCCGGGCGAGCGCCCGGTAGATGGCTGGGAAGACGGCGATGATGCCGCCCGTGGCGGCCACCGAAAGCGCAAATCCCCACTGGCAGGCAAGATCCGAGTCCCAGAGCACGAGGCCGAGGACCGCCACCGCCAGCCCGTGGGCGGGCTCGATTCGGGCGGACCCGACCACAGCCACAAGCCCGACGCAGCCGGTGACTGAAGCCCGCAGCACCGAAGGCTCCACCCCACCAGGCCGACGAACAGCCCGAGTGCGGTCGCGGCACACGCCACCTCCACCCGCGGGCCCAGCCCCAGCGCGCGCCAGAAAGAACGCCGCGGCCACGACGATCGTCACATTCGAGCCGGAAACCGCGGTCAGATGCGTAAGCCCGGTATCGATGTAGGCCTGCTGCTCGGCCGGGCTTTGCAGCGAAGTATCGCCGAGCACCATCCCTGGGACCAGGGACTGGGACCCCTCGCCCAGGTACTCCTGGCAGCTGGCGCGCAGCGTCTCGCGCACCTGCGCCACCCAGCCGGCGAAGCCGCCCGGCGCGGACACGTCGACGTAGCGAACGGTACCCACCCATTGAGGCACCCCGGCACGTTCGGCGGCCCGCCAATCAGCAACCAGCGTCACCTTGGCGCCGGCCGCCAACTCGCGCAGCTGTTCCTCGGAAAGCACGCCCTCGCGGGCGAACGCTGGCATCGCCGCGGGGTAACCGGGGACTTCGACGCGGATGAGCACGGAGCCGGAGTCGAGCACCTTGGCCGCGGTCTGCAGCGTTCCGTCAACCGTGGCCGACGGCTCAGGCGCGGCGAAGAACAGCCGGATAGCGGCGATCGTTGCGCCGACCACACCCGCCGCACCGGCAACGATCGCCTGGCCGTACCCCTGGGCTACCCGGCGCACCGGCGGGCTGAGAGCTACCGCGACGGCCGCGCCGGCAACCGCAATCCCCCACCACAGCCGCCCGCCGAGCAACGTGGCCAGCGTGGCCAACCAGGCCGCAGCGGCCGCAGGTACCAGGCGCAGCTCGCTCATAGCGAGACTGCATCTTGCAGCGCCGCAAACTTTGCCGGGCCGATCCCGCGGACCTCGTTCAGCTGATCGACGTCGGTGAAGCCGCCGTTGGACTCCCGGTACTCGATGATCGCCTGGGCGGTCACCTCGCCCACCCCGGTTAAGGTCATCAGCTCGGCAGCGCCCGCCGTGTTCAAGGAGACCTTGCCAGGAGCCGCCTCGCCCGCGGCGGCGCTTGTGTCGCCGGACGGCGCGGGGACCGGCAGCTCCTCGCCGGGTGCTGGCACGACGATCTGCTCGCCGTCGGAAAGCCGCCGGGCGAGGTTCACCGCCCGCGGATCGGAGCCCTCTAATACCTCGGCTTTACCCAACGCGTCGGCGACCCGCGAGCCGGCGGGCAGCCGCACCAGGCCCGGGCGTGCCACGTGCCCCACCACCGAGACGACGACCTCTCCGGCCGCAGGCTCCGGCGGCTGACTAGATGGCGCGGCAGCGCCGCCGGCCTCCAGCGGGGCGACGGTCACCGCTGACTCGCCTAGCGCGGACTGTGCCGCGCCGCCGGCCGCCGGCTCGTCGCTCGAGGCGGCAAGAAGCCGGACGATGACCACCACGCAGGTCGCGGCCGCCAAGAGAGCTGCCACCACCACTGCCTGGCGCACGGTGATCTGAAGCCTGGGTTCCGGGCAGTCAACCCGCATGAGGTCTTCTTCGCCCGTCGGGCGGGCCAACTCGCCGAGCCGGTCGCGAACCTTTTTCATCGCCGTCATGGCCGCCAGGCTAGGCATCGGCGTGCGCACCGCTACGCCGTAGCACGGGCCGGCTGTGGATAACCTAGCGCTATCCACAGCGTGGCGCGCAACTGCCTAGACGCGGAACTGCGCTGACTGCTCGGCCGAGTACACTACGCTGACCCCGAGCGAACCCGGGCCGGTGTGCACCGCCAAGGCGTCACTGAGCTCGACCACCATGACGCTCGAGCCTGCTGGCAGCGCCTGCTCGAACAGCTCCTTGAGCCGCCGCGAGGCCTCCCGGGCCTCGTGCTCTTGAATGGCCACGAACACCGGGCGGCCCTCGGCCTGCTCCAGCACGAACTCCGTCAGCCGGGTAAACGCCTTCGTCTGGGTCCGCGTCTTGGCGGCGAGCTCGACCTTGCCGTCTGCGATGCGCATGATCGGCTTGCTCGCCAACGCCGTGGACACCACCGCGGTGGTCGCGGAGATGCGCCCCGAGCGCCGCATCTCGTCGAGCCGGTGCAGGTAGATCCACGTCGCCGACCTATCCAGAATCTCCACCGCCAGCTCGTAGCAGGCCGCAAGATCGGCGCCGTCGAGAGCCAAACGGGCGGCCGCCATGGCCGCCGCACCGACGGCCATCCCCACCGTAGGGGTATCCACCACGAGCACCTTATCGTCAAAAATCGCGGCGGCTGCCGTCGCCGACGACCACGTGGAGCTCAGCTCTTTCGACAGGTGCAAGGCCACCACGCCGTCGTCGCCGCCGCGCTGGAGCTGCCGGGCGTACACCGCGCACAGCTCCAGCGAGGACAACCCCGCGGTAGACGCGCCGTCGTCGGTACTCATCACGTGCAAATCGACGACGGTGATGCCGAGCTCGGCGGCGATGGCTGGCGGCACCCCACACGAGGAGTCGACCACGACGCGCACGCTCATCGCTTCGACTCCTCTCCCGTATCCGCTCCCGAACCGACCGCCGACGCGCCCAGGTTCCAGCCGTCCAGGTACCACTGGGCGTCCGCCACGGTGCCGGGGGTGAACTCGGGCGGGGAGGCCGGACGATCCCGGTGGAATCGCGGCCGTGCGGTCAGCTGCGCCCAGCCGCCGTTGCCCAACCCGGACAGCAGCGGATACTGGTCGAGGGTAAACTCCAGCAGGCTGCTCGTCAACGCCGAGATGGTCCCACCGTGGGCGACGATGAGCAGCGTCGCGTCTTCCCACTGCGGCCAGGCGGCCATAAGCTCCTCGATGACCGGCCGGGCCCGCACGGCGACATCCAGACGGGACTCCCCGCCCGGTGGCGCCCAGGCGGCGTCGTGGCGCCACAGCGCTCGGATCCCCGGCGCCGCCGCATCGATCTCGGCGCCAGTGGCCCCCTGCCAGCGCCCCAGGTGGGTCTCGCGCAACCGCGAATCGGTTTCCACGCTCATGCCCAGGCACGCGGCGATAATCTCCGCCGTCTCGCGGGCCCGGCTCAGGTCCGAGGCCACGATCCGCGAGATTCCCGCGTCCGCCAGCGCCTGTCCGGCACCTGCCGCCTGCTGGCGCCCCAGCTCAGAAAGCTCGGTGTCCAGGTGCCCCTGCATCCTGCGGGTCGCGTTAAAAGTGGTCTGCCCGTGGCGGACCATGATCAGTCGCCGGCTCACGGTCGGCGACTAGAACTCGTCGGACCGGGGGCCGAGCCTGCCAGCGGCAGATCCTCGACGCTTTCGACCCGGCGGGGGTCGACTTCCTCCACCCATTTGCCGGGGCGTTGCGCGGGTTCGATCCCCTCGACCTCAACCAAGGGGCAGGACCGATAGAGGCGATCCAGGCCGTAGAATTCGCGCTCTTCCTCGCGCTGCACGTGGACGACGACGCCGCCGTAGTCGAGCAGCACCCAGCGGTATTCCCGGTTGCCCTCCCGGCGCAGCGGCTCCTCGCCGTCAGCGGTCAGGGCATCCTCAATGTTTTCCACGATCGCCCGCACGTGCGGCTCGTTGGTCGCCGACGCGACGATGAAGATATCGCTGATCGCCATGACGTCCGAAACGTCGATGACGGCGACGTTGCTCGCCTGCTTGGCGTCCGCGGCCCGCGCCGCGATCCCGGCGAGCCGGCGGGATTCCTCGGAAACTGACACTGAAGGTTCCTTCACACTTCTTCGGGGCTTTGCACCCCCATCTTTCCATGCCTCCGGTCCGCCTAACCAGTCGGGCTTCACGGTGCGGCGTAGAGGCCGCGCGAGCCGATGTACTCGCAGACCCGCCGCGGCACCAGGTAGGACAGCGGGGCGCCTGCCGCCGCCCGCCGGCGGCACTCGGTCGAGGAGATAGCAAGGCCCGGGCCCTGGATGACGGCCACATCGTCGACCGGGCTGCGCAGCTCATAGCCGGGCCGGCTGACGCCCACTAAAGTGGCCAGGCGGTGAATCTCCGCCCAGTTCTTCCAGGTAGTCAGGGACGCCAGCGAGTCGGCTCCCAAGATGAAATAGAGCTTAGCTCCCGGAAACTCTCGGCTTAAGTCCCGCAGCGTGTCCACCGTGTAGGTCTTCTTCTGCCGGTCCACGTCTACCCGGCTGAGGAAGAACCGCGGATCCTGCGCGATGGCGAGGTGCGTCATATGCACCCGGTCCTTCGCCGCAGATACCCCCTGCGGGTCTTTCTGCCAGGGGTCACCCGTGGGCACGAACGCTACCCGGTCGAGGCCTAGCCGATAGGCGGCCTCGCTGGCCGCAGCCAAGTGACCAAAATGCGGGGGGTCGAAGGTCCCCCCCATCACGCCGAGGCGCCGCACTCTTAACCCTGCGGGCGCAGCCAGCCCGCGAACTGGTCGGCCACGGCCGCCTCCGAGGTGCTCGCCTGGCCCGGGTCCAGGGCCGCCGACTTAAAATAATCGGCATGCACGCCAATTCCCCCGGAGGCCAACGCGTCCACGGCATTCTTCCACGTTGACTCGCAGATCACATCCCCGGAGCGGCAGTAGTCCAGCCGGCGCTCGGTGACGGCGTCCATCGGGTACTCCTGAAGCAGCGCCCTCAGCTCGTAGGGAATCAAGCCGGCCGGCTTCGGCGGCGCGCCGATGGTCAGGACCCCGGCGACCCGCCCGCCGGTCTGCTCGTCGATGGCCTTTTCCGCCGCAGCCAAAGCGACAGCGCCCTGGGAATAGCCCACCAGCAGGTAGTGCGGCTGGCAACCGGTCTGTGCCTCGTAGTCCGCGATGGCGCGCGGCACGCCCGGAATCGCGCGCTGCAGGGAATCGACGAACTCGTTGACGGCGTTGCCCGCGATCACGCTCGGCGGGGTCAAGTGCAGGATCTCCGCGATCCTGCGGATCAGCTCGAACGGCACGATCGCATGTCCGTCTGGGACGACCTCGGGCATGGGAAACTTCGCCGGATAGTAGCCCGGCTCGAGGCCGAGCACGTAGGCATCATCGAAAGAGCCAGGGTTGCGGTACTCCACCAGGTTGAAAAAGTACCGCAGGGTCGTGCCCTCCCAGCCGTTTGACTCGCGCTGAAGGCGCGGCGAATGGCGGGTCGGGGGAACGTCTTCCGGGCGGTTTTGCTCGGAGCCACGGGCGGCGACCACCACGGTCGCAGGGCAGGTACCCTCCGCCGCCGCGACCGGCGAGACCGGCTCCGGCACCGGGGCATCGGCGGGTATCGCCCACGCTAGCACGACGCTGGCCGCTGCGACCGCAACTGCCGCGCCAAGACTCACGACGGCCCGCCGAATCCACCCGGTGTTATTCATAGCCTCCGATTTTAACCTCACACACAGGTTATGGCACAAATTCTTAAGGTTAGGTGCCATTTTTAAGTAAAATTCCTGCTCACAAGCATTCTCTTATATGGGCAAAAACCCAGGATTGATTAACCCAGTAGTTCGGTCCGTTTAACTAGGGCCGCGTCTGGCCGGAACCGGTCAGAATCCATTTCGTTGTGGTCAGCTCGGGCAATGCCATCGGCCCGCGCGCGTGCAGTTTCTGGGTAGAAATGCCAATTTCCGCACCCATGCCGTACTGCTCGCCATCAGTAAACGCAGTCGAAGCGTTGAGCATGATCGCCGCGGCATCGACCTCCTCGGCAAAGCGCAGGAGAACATCTGCATCCTTGGCCACGATGGCCTCCGTGTGCCCGGAGGAGTACCGAGCAATGTGCGCAACCGCCCCTGCCACGCCGTCGACGACGGCGCAGGCGATGTCCATGGAGAGGTATTCCTCGGCAAAATCCGATTCCTCGGCCGCCACCACGTCGCGCGACCCGAACTCCGCCAGTTTCTCGACGTCGCCGTGCACCGTCACCCCTGCCTCCTGCAGCGCGCGGACCAGGTCGAGCTTCGCGGCACCAGCAAGCGCCGCGTCGAGCAACAGCGTCTCC
Protein-coding sequences here:
- the rpsT gene encoding 30S ribosomal protein S20, giving the protein MANIKQQKKRVLTNEKRRLRNKAVRSAVRTEIRKFREAVEAGDKAKAGEQLRVASRALDKSVSKGVFHRNNAANKKSNMARAFNKMA
- a CDS encoding ankyrin repeat domain-containing protein, coding for MNTPDVDEDIQELAGRLFDMARNGDDTLCEYIHAGVPVDLANHQGNTFLMLAAYAGHAGLVDKLAQRGADVNKLNDRGQSPLAGAIFKKEQAVIDALLAAGASATAGTPSALDTARLFGAQELVSRLESRP
- the holA gene encoding DNA polymerase III subunit delta encodes the protein MFNQVHLIEGPDEFLAERARGQIVAQARTQLGEATVTDMAAGEMTDSEFLEVLSPSLFGDARVVVLHHAETASKAAAELIEKAAVDPGPGIVLVVMHSGAGRTKALAAKLRKIATVWSAAEVKRHQLTAWVNEEFRRHGAHVSPDVVHALLEGVGSDLRELATAISQLVADAQGEVTAAMVKTYYSGVAEVSSFDVADWAVSGQAGRAAAGARRALQLGASPVALAAALSNKIGMIARLYSTRGRVDEQALAKELRAHPFVIKKNLPIARRWSGDEVSQAVILMAELDAEVKGQGGEPGYAIEAAVQKIARLAG
- a CDS encoding ComEC/Rec2 family competence protein; this translates as MSELRLVPAAAAAWLATLATLLGGRLWWGIAVAGAAVAVALSPPVRRVAQGYGQAIVAGAAGVVGATIAAIRLFFAAPEPSATVDGTLQTAAKVLDSGSVLIRVEVPGYPAAMPAFAREGVLSEEQLRELAAGAKVTLVADWRAAERAGVPQWVGTVRYVDVSAPGGFAGWVAQVRETLRASCQEYLGEGSQSLVPGMVLGDTSLQSPAEQQAYIDTGLTHLTAVSGSNVTIVVAAAFFLARAGAGPAGGGGVCRDRTRAVRRPGGVEPSVLRASVTGCVGLVAVVGSARIEPAHGLAVAVLGLVLWDSDLACQWGFALSVAATGGIIAVFPAIYRALARPWLPDALARVLGVAIAADVVTMPLIGGMAGRVSLVSVLANTLVAPAVAPVTVVGLAATVVALFPGGLETWLLAVIEPCTWWVATVAAVLGGAEHATVTADVLWVLVGYGWLL
- a CDS encoding ComEA family DNA-binding protein, yielding MTAMKKVRDRLGELARPTGEEDLMRVDCPEPRLQITVRQAVVVAALLAAATCVVVIVRLLAASSDEPAAGGAAQSALGESAVTVAPLEAGGAAAPSSQPPEPAAGEVVVSVVGHVARPGLVRLPAGSRVADALGKAEVLEGSDPRAVNLARRLSDGEQIVVPAPGEELPVPAPSGDTSAAAGEAAPGKVSLNTAGAAELMTLTGVGEVTAQAIIEYRESNGGFTDVDQLNEVRGIGPAKFAALQDAVSL
- a CDS encoding DegV family protein, with product MSVRVVVDSSCGVPPAIAAELGITVVDLHVMSTDDGASTAGLSSLELCAVYARQLQRGGDDGVVALHLSKELSSTWSSATAAAAIFDDKVLVVDTPTVGMAVGAAAMAAARLALDGADLAACYELAVEILDRSATWIYLHRLDEMRRSGRISATTAVVSTALASKPIMRIADGKVELAAKTRTQTKAFTRLTEFVLEQAEGRPVFVAIQEHEAREASRRLKELFEQALPAGSSVMVVELSDALAVHTGPGSLGVSVVYSAEQSAQFRV
- a CDS encoding histidine phosphatase family protein, which translates into the protein MSRRLIMVRHGQTTFNATRRMQGHLDTELSELGRQQAAGAGQALADAGISRIVASDLSRARETAEIIAACLGMSVETDSRLRETHLGRWQGATGAEIDAAAPGIRALWRHDAAWAPPGGESRLDVAVRARPVIEELMAAWPQWEDATLLIVAHGGTISALTSSLLEFTLDQYPLLSGLGNGGWAQLTARPRFHRDRPASPPEFTPGTVADAQWYLDGWNLGASAVGSGADTGEESKR
- the rsfS gene encoding ribosome silencing factor, which gives rise to MSVSEESRRLAGIAARAADAKQASNVAVIDVSDVMAISDIFIVASATNEPHVRAIVENIEDALTADGEEPLRREGNREYRWVLLDYGGVVVHVQREEEREFYGLDRLYRSCPLVEVEGIEPAQRPGKWVEEVDPRRVESVEDLPLAGSAPGPTSSSRRP
- the nadD gene encoding nicotinate-nucleotide adenylyltransferase, translating into MRRLGVMGGTFDPPHFGHLAAASEAAYRLGLDRVAFVPTGDPWQKDPQGVSAAKDRVHMTHLAIAQDPRFFLSRVDVDRQKKTYTVDTLRDLSREFPGAKLYFILGADSLASLTTWKNWAEIHRLATLVGVSRPGYELRSPVDDVAVIQGPGLAISSTECRRRAAAGAPLSYLVPRRVCEYIGSRGLYAAP
- a CDS encoding cutinase family protein is translated as MNNTGWIRRAVVSLGAAVAVAAASVVLAWAIPADAPVPEPVSPVAAAEGTCPATVVVAARGSEQNRPEDVPPTRHSPRLQRESNGWEGTTLRYFFNLVEYRNPGSFDDAYVLGLEPGYYPAKFPMPEVVPDGHAIVPFELIRRIAEILHLTPPSVIAGNAVNEFVDSLQRAIPGVPRAIADYEAQTGCQPHYLLVGYSQGAVALAAAEKAIDEQTGGRVAGVLTIGAPPKPAGLIPYELRALLQEYPMDAVTERRLDYCRSGDVICESTWKNAVDALASGGIGVHADYFKSAALDPGQASTSEAAVADQFAGWLRPQG